The DNA segment aatgtAGTGTAAAAGCATTTAATGAATCACCTAatgaaagtttaaaattttttttttatcaatggcTAAGATGATGACACATGTGCAAGGATAACTTACCTACAAAATTGTCATGGATTTAGAAGAAATCACCTTTTAAATATCAGATTTTAAATATCAGATCAGAACATTTTTATTGCCGGTTTTTAATTAGACCAATTCAATCGACTAATCGGTCGGATTTTTATAACCATGTTATAAACACGTTCATATATAGGTACTGCACCGACCAAATACATTTATGCGTTAGGTTAGGCCAAAGGAGAAACAATGCAAACTATAGCCTTATAAATAAACCAAGATAGATAGCATGGGGTTCCACGTAAAAGACAAATTATCTAtcattttatacaaaaatatatattattatggaATTCCAAAGTAGAGAGCAGGCTGATAATGCCAAACTTGTTAAAGCTCAAAGTCACATATGgaatcatatttttaattttataaactccATGTCTCTTAAATGTGCTGTTGAGTTAGGCATACCTGATGCCATTCACAACTATGGCAAACCTATGCCACTTTCACAACTTGTTGCTTCATTGCAAATTCATCCATCAAAAACCTCCTTCGTCCAGCGATTGATGAGAATCTTGGTCCATTCCAACTTCTTCACTGCCAAGGATGTCACCAGCAATGAAGTTGGGTATGTTCTAACTGATTCGTCTATGTTGTTGCTTAAGGACAACCCCTTAAATTTAATACCTTACTTGTTTATCATGCTTGATCCCTTTGTTCTAAAACCATGGCATCAGATGTCCACATGGTTTAAAAATGATGATCCTACATCATTTGAAACGGAATATGGGATAACGGTGTGGGATCATGCTAGCCAAGTTCCTCAATTCAATGAAATTTTGAACGATGCCATGGCAAGTGATGCTCGATTGATTAGCAAGTTGTTAGTTGATGACAAGTGCAAGGGAGTGTTTGAGGGTTTGGAATCATTGGTTGATGTTGGTGGAGGCACCGGAACTGTTGCAAAGGCCATTGTCAAAGCATTCCCACAGTTAGAGTGCACTGTTCTTGATCTTCCACACGTTGTTGCTGATTTGGAAGGAAGTCAGAACCTTAAATACGTTGGAGGAGACATGTTTGAGGCCATTCCTCCTTCTAATGCCATTTTGTTGAaggtaataaaatattataaattacttgtactaaaattaataaaatgacaaattattctattaatttttataattttattaattttttaatttaatttttgtattttaaaaatttgtaatttaatttttaatattaaataaaaatttatattaagatGTTTgctaattgttattttttaagaaaaaaacacaCTAATCCTGAAATATTTgttttaataataatgatacTTCAATTACATACtccttttaacattttttttatgagaGAGAGACAACTACCCAAAATTATAAGAGAGGGTATGCTAATAACGTAAAAACCATCGTTATATATGCTTTCctctttacttttaatttttaatttttgtataactATCTAGGTCATTTGTTCATATATTGTTGTTGTAAGTTAAATACCCGTTTACtcattagttaaataatttcCTTTGAATTGCTAGATTTTTTCCAATGTttcaagatttttttatttttttttaatttgcctaatgatattttttgtaagccaacaaaaatcaaattttatgttttttgatactataccatgtcatgatagtCACATAAAAAGCTATATTTTTAATCGTATAGTATAACTTTA comes from the Arachis duranensis cultivar V14167 chromosome 7, aradu.V14167.gnm2.J7QH, whole genome shotgun sequence genome and includes:
- the LOC107458183 gene encoding trans-resveratrol di-O-methyltransferase-like, giving the protein MEFQSREQADNAKLVKAQSHIWNHIFNFINSMSLKCAVELGIPDAIHNYGKPMPLSQLVASLQIHPSKTSFVQRLMRILVHSNFFTAKDVTSNEVGYVLTDSSMLLLKDNPLNLIPYLFIMLDPFVLKPWHQMSTWFKNDDPTSFETEYGITVWDHASQVPQFNEILNDAMASDARLISKLLVDDKCKGVFEGLESLVDVGGGTGTVAKAIVKAFPQLECTVLDLPHVVADLEGSQNLKYVGGDMFEAIPPSNAILLKWILHNWNDEECLKILKNCKEALRMSKGEGSKVIVIDMVVGDENTDHELAETQLFFDMLMMVFLTGKQRNKEEWANLIFSAGFSNYKIIPILGLRSLIEIYP